Proteins from a single region of Terriglobia bacterium:
- a CDS encoding acyl carrier protein, whose protein sequence is MTETEFMEIVCEVRNIDDPSFLDIPLEAAPFDSLDLLELRASLETRLQLPLTDEKFNSASTLRDLYLLVNK, encoded by the coding sequence ATGACCGAAACCGAATTCATGGAAATTGTGTGTGAAGTGCGGAATATTGACGATCCTTCCTTCCTCGACATCCCGTTAGAGGCGGCCCCGTTTGACTCGCTCGACCTGCTGGAACTGCGGGCTTCGTTGGAAACGCGCCTCCAACTGCCGCTAACGGACGAAAAATTCAACTCGGCTTCAACGCTGCGCGACCTTTATCTACTGGTCAACAAATGA